The Coffea arabica cultivar ET-39 chromosome 4e, Coffea Arabica ET-39 HiFi, whole genome shotgun sequence genome includes a window with the following:
- the LOC113739379 gene encoding LOW QUALITY PROTEIN: aldehyde dehydrogenase family 2 member C4 (The sequence of the model RefSeq protein was modified relative to this genomic sequence to represent the inferred CDS: substituted 1 base at 1 genomic stop codon) — protein MAVQSTGNGSYEPSQVKLPEIKFTKLFINGDFVDSLSGRTFETIDPRTGEAIAKIAEGDKEDVDLAVKAAXKAFDHGPWPRFPGSERRRILLKFADLVNENAEELATLDAIDAGKLLHLGRIIDLPLAVDTIRYYAGAADKIHGETLKMSRELQSYTLHEPIGVVGHIIPWNFPSLMFAIKVGPALAAGCTMIVKPAEQTPLSALYYAHLAKLAGIPDGVLNVVPGFGPTAGAAISSHMDINMISFTGSTEIGRRIMQAAATSNLKPVCLELGGKSPLIIFNDADVDKAAEQALQGSFFNKGEICVAGCRVFAQDGIYDQFLLKLKEKAQNWVVGDPLDPNSHHGPQVDKTQYEKVLSHIEQGKKEGATLFYGGKPLERKGYYIEPTIFIDVKDDMTIAQNEIFGPVMTVFKFKNVEEAIKRANETKYGLAAGIMTNDLNIANTVSRSIRAGAIWINCYFAFDADCPHGGYKMSGFGRDFGMDALKKYLQVKSVTTPIYNSPWL, from the exons ATGGCTGTCCAAAGTACTGGCAATGGAAGTTATGAGCCTTCGCAAGTTAAGCTTCCTGAAATAAAGTTCACCAAGCTATTCATCAATGGAGATTTCGTTGATTCTCTTTCAG GAAGGACATTTGAGACAATAGATCCAAGAACTGGCGAGGCGATTGCAAAGATTGCTGAGGGAGACAAGGAAGATGTTGATTTGGCTGTCAAAGCTGCATGAAAAGCTTTCGACCACGGCCCATGGCCTCGTTTTCCTGGCAGC GAGAGGCGAAGGATACTACTGAAATTTGCAGATTTGGTCAATGAAAATGCAGAAGAACTAGCCACATTGGATGCAATTGATGCTGGAAAATTGTTACACTTGGGGAGGATTATTGATCTCCCACTTGCAGTGGACACAATCCGTTACTATGCAGGTGCAGCAGACAAGATACATGGGGAGACTCTGAAAATGTCGAGGGAACTTCAATCATATACTTTGCACGAGCCCATTGGTGTCGTAGGACACATTATTCCCTGGAACTTCCCCAGTTTGATGTTTGCCATAAAAGTTGGCCCGGCATTAGCTGCTGGCTGCACCATGATTGTCAAGCCTGCTGAACAAACGCCTCTCTCAGCCCTCTATTATGCACATTTGGCCAAGCTG GCTGGAATCCCTGATGGAGTACTTAACGTTGTACCAGGATTCGGACCTACAGCTGGTGCTGCAATTAGCTCTCATATGGACATCAATATG ATAAGTTTTACAGGTTCTACAGAGATAGGGCGTCGCATAATGCAAGCTGCAGCCACTAGCAATCTGAAACCCGTGTGTCTAGAACTCGGGGGCAAGTCACCCTTAATAATTTTCAACGATGCAGATGTTGACAAAGCTGCAGAACAAGCCCTGCAGGGATCATTTTTTAACAAG GGTGAAATATGTGTGGCTGGCTGTCGTGTTTTTGCCCAAGATGGTATTTATGATCAATTTCTTCTTAAGTTGAAGGAGAAGGCTCAAAACTGGGTTGTTGGCGATCCTTTGGACCCAAATTCTCATCATGGACCCCAA GTCGACAAGACGCAGTATGAAAAAGTCCTTTCACATATTGAGCAGGGCAAGAAGGAAGGTGCCACCTTATTTTACGGTGGCAAGCCTTTGGAAAGAAAAGGCTACTACATTGAGCCCACCATATTCATCGATGTCAAA GATGATATGACTATTGCGCAGAACGAAATATTTGGACCTGTTATGACAGTATTCAAATTCAA GAATGTTGAGGAGGCCATAAAGAGAGCCAATGAGACGAAATATGGATTAGCAGCGGGGATTATGACTAATGACTTGAACATTGCTAACACGGTTTCAAGATCAATCAGGGCCGGTGCTATTTGGATAAATTGCTACTTTGCCTTTGATGCAGACTGCCCTCATGGAGGGTATAAAATGAGTGGCTTTGGGAGAGATTTTGGGATGGATGCCCTCAAGAAGTATCTTCAAGTCAAGTCTGTCACTACCCCCATTTACAATTCACCTTGGCTTTAG